cagtggaaatgaatccgacaaggaactatgaggtttcgggtttgatccctggcctcactcagtgggttaaggatactgcattgctgtggctgtgcggtaggccggtggctgtagttctgatttgactcatagcctgggacccctccatatgccacaggtgtggccctaaaaaaagcaaaaaaaaaattgctatgaaaaattttatacatgttttttatggcatatattttcatttttcttgagtaaatacctaggaataaagtcAATGAATCCTAGGATGTACATGTTTAACTTCATTAGAAACTGCCAAATAATTTTACAAAGTTgtacctttttacttttttttttttgtcttttgagggctgcaccctcggcatatggaggttcccaggctaggggttgaatcagggctgtagccgctgaccgacaccacagctacttcagatccaagccatgtctgcgacctacaccacagctcacggcaatgctggatctttaacccactgagtgaggccaagatcgaatctacaacctcatggttcctagtcagattcatttctgctgcaccatgatggaaacaccttttttcttttctttttcctttttacattatCACTAGCAAATATTCTAGTTGCTTCATACCATCAACATTTAAGTTGCCAATCGCAAGAGTTAtttacccttgtggctcagcaggttaagaacccaactagtatccatgagcatgcaagttcaatctctggcctcggatacggcattgctgcaagctgcagcgttggtcacagatgaggctcagatccagtgttgctgtggctatggcatagttcagattcaacccctagcctgggaacttccctatgcagcatgtgcggccccaaaaagcaaaaataaaaaagagtctgtgttttatttttaggtctaCTAGCCAtgcaataattaatttaaaaacatgttaaatgTCTTCACCCTTGAGGACTTTGTGGAGAAAGGGACTCCTCCTTTTTATccttcttttgaaagaaaaaaaaattgacttcctgatctagaaaatgaaaagaccacaACCTTTTCCTGGTTCAAGAGTTAAATTTCCATGCAGTTCTATATCATAACATTCCTATATGCTGGAACTTTCCATTAAAACACTGAGTGTAGAacactgaatttttataaatacaagCTTCATATCTATCTTGTCCATCACTTTAAGCCCTGTACAGAGTTGGTGCTTAAAAAGTCtttgatcaggagttcccgcatggctcagtggttaacgaatccgactaggaaccatgaggttgctgtttgatccctgcccctgccagtgggttaaggatctggtgttgctgtgagctgtggtgtaggttgcagatgcggctcggatcccgagttggctgtggctctggcgtaggcttgtggctacagctcggactagatccctagcctgggaacctccatatgccacagaagtggccccagaaaaggcaaaaagatgaaaataaagtcTTTGATCAATTAATAAGTAAATGGACCCAAAACTGTAACATAacctagaaaaaaagaatctttcaaaatagaaagtgaggagttcctgttgtggctcagttggttaagaatctgactagtgtcatGAGAATTCGGGCTTGattctggcctcgatcagtaggttaaaggatctggaattgctacgagctgtggtgtaggtcacagattcagctaggatctagggttgctgtggctgtgatgtaggccggcagctgcagctcagattcgacccctagcctgggaactttcatataccacaggtacagccctaaaaagacaaaaaaggggagggggacatAAAAAGATAAGATGGGACTAAAAGTGGGAGTGGGGGCAGAATGACAGCAAACTGAAGATACCAAAGGCAGAAATTAGACACCACATAGTTAATTGTTCTTCCTACTCTTAGAAAATGGACTGTTTCTCCGAGGCCATCAAAGATGCAAGGTCAAAACATGTTTATTGACAGAAGTTAAATATTGCTTTTTAGAAACTtgcagcattggagttcccactgtggtgcagtggttaatgaatccgactaggaaccatgaggttgcaggttccatccctggcctcgctcagtgggttaaagatccagcatgccatgagctgtagtgcaggttgtgaacgcagctcggatcccgagttgctgtggctctggcataggccagtggctacagctccgatttagacccctagcctgagaacctccctatgccacgggatcggccctagaaaaggcgaaaagacaaaagacacacaaaaaaggaaaaaaggaacttGGAGCATACCCACCTGTAAAAAGTTGAGCCAACATTTTCAGTCCTCATCATCAGGAAGGATACCTAATTCTTCATCTGTCCACTGGGAAGGATCTGGATATGGAAAGTGACCCTGAtgacagccattaaaaaaaaaaagtcaagaatctATACTTTACACACTAAAAGTCAAGAATCTAGACTTTACACAACATCCATACAATGTCTTCCCTGACAAAACACGTCACACACACTCCTGACAGCTGACCTACAAAAGTGTAATTTCCTAGAGAACAGCGTCTGGGCAAGTGTGATAAAAGCTCAGCTGACTTATCCAATGGAGACTCTGCTTCCAATGTCcttgaaaaacaaaccaaatatttataaaaatgtccaCCCATGGCCCTAGACCCCAGATGATGCTACCATACCTGCTGCCTGTGATTGTTCCAGAGATGTGTATTTCCTGCATTGCTGCTACCTCCAGAATAAACAGGAATGAATTACACACTATTCCTACTTCCTGGCATTTCTAGCTCCCGATCTACAGACTTAGATGAATCTACTGTTTGACCAGCTTTAGATCAAGTGGCtataagagaggaaggaaagcaacTGTCTACCCTTTGGTACTGCTGTTATGTGAATGTGACTCTTCCTCCTACCAGGACTCAGAGAGTGGGGATGAGGTCCAGATGAGCCACGTTATGCTCTGATAACCAACAACCCCCAAACTTACAGTGGTTttaacataaaacattttttggaCCTAGAGACGATTATGCTAAATGAAGGaggtcaaacagagaaagacaaataccatatgaagtcacttacatgtggaatttaaaagaatgatacaaatgaatgtatttgcaaaacagaaacagacaaacagatttgaaaataaatttatggttaccaaaggggaaataagGATGGATGGAATGGGGGTTTGCAGATGGCAAAGACACACTTTTGTATATGGAATGCGTGAACAAccaggacctgctgtagagcacagggaactctacccaatgttctgcgataacctatatggggaaaaaatctagaaaaaaagagatatgtataactgaatcacttggttgtacagcagaaatgatcactacattgtacatcaactatacatcaataaaattaaattaaaaaaccgtaaaaaaaataaaaaataaaagctcagtgAGGCCAATGGCATGTTAGAAAGTCACCAGTAACTAACTTCTCTCCTTAGGAGAAATTAGCCTGTGGATATCCCGCCTCAGCCTGGCTGCCTTGGGCCTCTGGACAGACTAGATGATATTTCTCATTTAAAGGAATTTAAGTATGAAACTAAACCTACTGATGAACCCCTACCCTAGTTTAGAAGGTAAAAGAATTAGTTTCTATAGTGTCCCTTCCAAATACGGCCACTGAACACGTTAAGACACGGACCACCTACATCCTTGAGTGGAAGATGTCAGACAGCACGTTTCATTAAATAAAAGGATTCCTACACACACTGAAGGACAACATGGTAAAGGGCTACAGccagacagaaaaacagaaaaaagaaacaagccaggctattaatatattttccctcccctcacccacaAAAAGGACTAGAATCATCCTCCTGCACTTACCAGCACAGCATCGGAGTCGTGCCAAAAGCGCCAGAGAATCCAGAACCACATGGTTGCACTGAAGAACTCAGCCTGGATCAGCTGGGATCGGGTCAGCTGGGGAAACTGTCTGTACCGGGGCTCGATATGCACACCTCCGCCAGCACTGCGTGACGAGACGGAAACCTTAGGCAGCTGGCTCTGTCTTCCAAGAATGAACCCAGCCAGAATCCAAACCTTTCTCATCTCCTCTGCTAAACACAGAGGGACAGAGCTCCACAATCCCTCGAAATACTCATTTCTCATAAGCTTGCTTTAAACTTGcgcagcaggagttcccgccgtggcacagtggttaacgaatctgactaggaaccatgagactgcgggttcgatcccgggccttgctcagtgggttgaggatctggcgttgctgtgagctgtggtgtaggtcgcagacgcagctcggatcccgcgttgctgtggccctggcgtaggccggtggctacagctccgattcgacccccagcctgggaacctccatatgccgcgggagcggcccaggaaaatggcaaaaagacaaaaaaatttaaaaaaataaaaataaacttgcaCAGCAGCAAAAACTGGCCTGAATTGACAGGGGGCTAATTTTGATTTTCACTGAGGGAATATTCATGTATTTTACACCAGAAATAGGAAGGTGCTGAATATGGGGTACTGGCCCCAAGGGTTTTGGTTAAGAGACTGTGAACCTATAGTAGGTCACTAGCTtattcagaaaaacaaatcagCAAATTAATGTTGTCCATCTATTTCAAAGGCAAATTACGTCCTGTGCTCTATTACAATCTTTATTAAAAGATCACTTTATGGAAAAGAGAACTCAGCTGATCCTTTTTAACAAGCTAACAGCACTGGAGTTGCCaccgtggctcatcggaaatgaatctgactagtatccatgaggacacaggtgggctccctggcctagatcagcaggttaaggatccggtgttgcctcgagctatggtgtagcttgcagacccagctcgaatctggcgttgctgagactatgatgtagctccaattcgacccctagcct
This Phacochoerus africanus isolate WHEZ1 chromosome 16, ROS_Pafr_v1, whole genome shotgun sequence DNA region includes the following protein-coding sequences:
- the NDUFB2 gene encoding NADH dehydrogenase [ubiquinone] 1 beta subcomplex subunit 2, mitochondrial, with the protein product MSPLRGLAPFARVGGHFLRGRGAGVAGGGGVRHAGGGVHIEPRYRQFPQLTRSQLIQAEFFSATMWFWILWRFWHDSDAVLGHFPYPDPSQWTDEELGILPDDED